The segment TTGCTTCGCTCATGATGATTTTCTTTTCTCGGGGGAGGGATCAGACCAGGGTCAGCCACTCGGCGTACTTGGGGTTGCGGCCGTTGACGATGTCAAAGAAGGCCGCCTGGATCTTCTCGGTGATGGGGCCGCGCGAACCGGCGCCCAGCTCGATGCGGTCCAGCTCGCGGATGGGCGTGACTTCGGCGGCGGTGCCGGTGAAGAAGGCCTCGTCGCAGATATAGACCTCGTCGCGGGTGATGCGCTTTTCCACCAGCTTCAGGCCCAGGTCCTGGCAGATGTGGAAGATGGTGTTGCGGGTGATGCCGTTCAGGGCGCCGGCCGAGAGGTCGGGGGTGTAGACCACGCCGTTCTTGATCACGAACAGGTTCTCGCCCGCGCCCTCGGAGACGAAGCCGGCGCTGTCCAGCAGCATGGCCTCGTCATAGCCCTCGTCCGTGGCTTCCATATTCGCCAGGATGGAGTTGGTGTAGTTGCTCACCGCCTTGGCCTGGGTCATCGTGATGTTGACGTGGTGGCGGGTGTAGCTGCTGGTCTTGACGCGGATGCCGCGCTTCAGGCCTTCCTCGCCCAGATAGGCGCCCCAGGCCCAGGCGGCCACCATCAGGTGCACCTTGTTGCCCTTGGGGCTGACGCCCAGCTTTTCGGAACCGATCCAGGTCAGGGGGCGCAGATAGCAGCTTTCCAGCTGGTTCTCGCGCACCACCTGCTTCTGCGCGGCCTCGACCTGCTCGAGCGTGAAGGGGATCTTCATGCGCAGGATCTTGGCGCTGTTGAACAGGCGCTCGGTGTGCTCGCGCAGGCGGAAGATGGCCGTGCCCTTGTCCGTCTTGTAGGCACGCACGCCCTCGAAGGCGCCGCAGCCATAGTGCAGGGTGTGGGTCAGCACATGGATCTTGGCGTCGCGCCAATCGACCAGCTGGCCGTCCATCCAGATCTTGCCGTCGCGGTCTTCCATGGACATGGGGAACTCCTGTTGCTCAGAGGTAGGGCAGATGATCCGGGGATTTTATGCGTGCCGGCACAGGCTCCGACGCCGCGACCGGGCTTGCGGCATATGTCACGCAATTCGCCCGCATCTGCGCGTGGCGCCCGCAGCGCCCCCGCGGCCGCGGGGGGCCGGAGCTGACGGGATTGGGGTCATCTTGCCTAGAGTCTTGACCCAGCACTCCGCCATCCAAGGTCCGTCATGTCCAAGAATTCGCTCCTCGCCACCGCCGTCTGCCTCGCCCTGGGGCTGGGCAGCTCGCTGGTCCAGGCCGCCAAGCCCGCCGCCAGCGGCCCGGCCTGCAGTGCCGGCAGCACCAGTGTGGTCTTCGTCGACTGTGCCGGATCCTTCGAGGGCAATCTGGCCGGAGCCCTGAGCAGCGCGCAGATTGCGACCCTGAACAGCCAGTTCGGCGACAAGGGCTTTCATTTCAACGCCGCCAGCATGCTCTACAGCAAGAGCGACGCGGCCGGCAACGGCGTGTTCAGCGGCGACGGCAAGAACTTCAGCCTCAGCTTCGATGAGGGCTACCGTGCCACCGGCCTGTTCGTGATCGGCCTGAAGCAGGCCACGCGCTACAGCTTCTACCTCTTCGACGGTGGCAGCGCCGGCATCGACAGCCTGAGCTTCAATGTGAACGGCGTGGTGAGCCAGCAGACGGGCGGCCTCTCGCACGCGGTCTATATCGGCAACGCGCTGACCCCGGCCGTGCCGGAGCCCGGCAGCTACGCGCTGATGCTGGCCGGCCTGGCGGCCGTGGGCTTCATCGCCCGGCGCCGCGGCCGGCGCGCCTGAGCTGCCTGATCAGGCCGCGTCGGGGCCGGCTTCGGGCCGGCTCAGCTTCCAGCGCGCCACGCGGCCGCCTTCCAGCGCCACCTCCACGCTGACGCCACCGCTGTCGGTCCAGACATAGGTCTCGGGCGCATCGGCGGTCTTGCGGCCCAGGCTCAGGGTCAGGGGCAGCACGTCGACCAGCTTCATGCCCGGCTTGAGCTTGGCATTGAGCATCACCGCGCTGTCCACATGGCCCACGGGCGAGCTGGTCGCCATGCGCATCACCCGCATCAGGCGCGTGAACTGCATCAGCAGCCAGAACACGACGGCCGTGAGCGCCAGGATCACGCCTTTCCAGCCATAGAGAACGCCACCCAGCACCAGGGCGGCCAGGGCCAGGGCCCCACCAATCCATTGATTCATGGGGCGCGATGCTACCGTGTCGCCAGGCCCGGATCGGCCGGGCCGTCCTCCAGCGCGTCCCAGCCATAGGCGCGCTCCACCTTGGCCACGCGCAGCTCGTAATGGCGGTACCAGTGGGCGCGGCCCTGCTCGCGCGCGGCCTGGTGCTCGGCCACGGCGCGCCAGGCCTTGATGTCCTCCAGGCTGCGCCAGTAGGACACGGTGATGCCCAGGCCTTCGCCGTCGCGCGCGCTTTCCACGCCCAGATAGCCGGGCTGCTGCGCGGCCAGCTCGCCCATGCGCCGAGCCATCTCGCCGTAGCCGGCCTCGCCGGGCGTGCGCTGGCTGGTGAAGATCACCGCGTAATAGGGCGGCTGGGGACGGGGGGCGAAGCGTGAGTCGGTGGCGGACATGGACGGCTCTCCGGACAAGGCCGCCATTGTGGCCGCGATCACCCCTTAGAGCCCGCGCGCCAGCTCCATGGCTTCCTCGATGCGCTCCACGCCATGCACGGTCAGGCCCTCGATGGGCTTCTTGGGCGCATTGGCCTTGGGCACCACGGCCACGCTGAAGCCCAGCTTGGCCGCTTCCTTGAGCCGCTCCTGGCCGCGCGGCGCGGGTCGCACCTCGCCGGCCAGACCCACCTCGCCAAAGGCGATGAAGCCCTTGGGCAGGGCGCGGCCCCGCAAGCTGCCCTGGATGGCCAGCAGCACGGCCAGGTCGGCCGCGGGCTCGCTGATGCGCACGCCGCCCACCGCGTTGATGAACACGTCCTGGTCCATGGTGGCCACGCCCGCGTGGCGGTGCAGCACGGCCAGCAGCATGGCCAGGCGGTCGCGCTCCAGGCCCACCGAGAGCCGGCGCGGGCTGGGGCCGCCGCTGTCCACCAGGGCCTGCAGCTCCACCAGCATGGGCCGCGTGCCTTCCAGCGTCACCAGCACGCAGGCGCCGGGCACCGGCTCGCCATGGGTGGAGAGGAAGATGGCGCTGGGATTGGCCACGCCCTTGAGCCCCTTCTCGGACATTTCGAAGACGCCGATCTCGTCCGTCGGGCCGAAGCGGTTCTTGACGGTGCGCAGGATGCGGTAATGGTGGCCGCGGTCGCCCTCGAAATAGAGCACGGCGTCGACCATGTGCTCGACGACGCGCGGGCCGGCGATCTGGCCTTCCTTGGTGACATGGCCGACGAGCACCATGGCGCAGCCGCGGGCCTTGGCGATGCGGGTCAGGTGGGCGGCGCATTCGCGCACCTGGGCCACCGAGCCCGGCGCGGAGCTGAGCTGCTCGGAGTAGAGGGTCTGGATGGAGTCGATCACGCAGAAGGCCGGCGCCTCGGCCTCGATGGTGGCCAGGATCTTCTCCAGGCTGATCTCGGCCAGCACCCGCACCTTGGCGCCCGAGAGGCCCAGGCGGCGCGAGCGCATGGCGATCTGCGAGCCCGATTCCTCGCCCGTGACGTAGAGCACCGGCAGGCGCTGCGAGAGGTCTTCGATGGCCTGCAGCAGCAGGGTGGACTTGCCGATGCCCGGGTCGCCGCCGATCAGCACCACGCCGCCGGCCACGATGCCGCCGCCCAGCACCCGGTCCAGTTCCTCCTGGCCGGTGGGCGTGCGGTCGTAGTCGGTGGCCTCGATCTCGCTGAGCGTGGCCACCGGCTGGCTCTTGGCCAGGGCCTGGTAGCGGTTCTTGCCGCCGCCCGCCGGCTCGGCCACGCCCTCCACCAGGGTGTTCCAGGCGCCGCAGCCCGGGCAGCGCCCCAGCCATTTGGCGCTGGTGGCGCCGCAGTCGGAGCAGGTGTAGATGGATTTTTCCTTGGCCATGCGGCGATTGTCGCCGCCCGCCTCAGTGCGCCCGCAGCAGGCGCAGGGCGTGGGGCAGGGAGTCGGCCTGGGGCAGCCAGTGGTCCAGCAGCAGGCCCAGGGCCACGCCCAGCACCAGCATGGCCAGGGCGGGCTTCCAGGTGTGGCTGAGCGCCCGGCGCAGCCAGCCCTCGCGCTGGCGCCGCCAGGCAA is part of the Shinella sp. XGS7 genome and harbors:
- a CDS encoding branched-chain amino acid transaminase, whose protein sequence is MSMEDRDGKIWMDGQLVDWRDAKIHVLTHTLHYGCGAFEGVRAYKTDKGTAIFRLREHTERLFNSAKILRMKIPFTLEQVEAAQKQVVRENQLESCYLRPLTWIGSEKLGVSPKGNKVHLMVAAWAWGAYLGEEGLKRGIRVKTSSYTRHHVNITMTQAKAVSNYTNSILANMEATDEGYDEAMLLDSAGFVSEGAGENLFVIKNGVVYTPDLSAGALNGITRNTIFHICQDLGLKLVEKRITRDEVYICDEAFFTGTAAEVTPIRELDRIELGAGSRGPITEKIQAAFFDIVNGRNPKYAEWLTLV
- a CDS encoding FxDxF family PEP-CTERM protein, which gives rise to MSKNSLLATAVCLALGLGSSLVQAAKPAASGPACSAGSTSVVFVDCAGSFEGNLAGALSSAQIATLNSQFGDKGFHFNAASMLYSKSDAAGNGVFSGDGKNFSLSFDEGYRATGLFVIGLKQATRYSFYLFDGGSAGIDSLSFNVNGVVSQQTGGLSHAVYIGNALTPAVPEPGSYALMLAGLAAVGFIARRRGRRA
- a CDS encoding antibiotic biosynthesis monooxygenase; this translates as MSATDSRFAPRPQPPYYAVIFTSQRTPGEAGYGEMARRMGELAAQQPGYLGVESARDGEGLGITVSYWRSLEDIKAWRAVAEHQAAREQGRAHWYRHYELRVAKVERAYGWDALEDGPADPGLATR
- the radA gene encoding DNA repair protein RadA, coding for MAKEKSIYTCSDCGATSAKWLGRCPGCGAWNTLVEGVAEPAGGGKNRYQALAKSQPVATLSEIEATDYDRTPTGQEELDRVLGGGIVAGGVVLIGGDPGIGKSTLLLQAIEDLSQRLPVLYVTGEESGSQIAMRSRRLGLSGAKVRVLAEISLEKILATIEAEAPAFCVIDSIQTLYSEQLSSAPGSVAQVRECAAHLTRIAKARGCAMVLVGHVTKEGQIAGPRVVEHMVDAVLYFEGDRGHHYRILRTVKNRFGPTDEIGVFEMSEKGLKGVANPSAIFLSTHGEPVPGACVLVTLEGTRPMLVELQALVDSGGPSPRRLSVGLERDRLAMLLAVLHRHAGVATMDQDVFINAVGGVRISEPAADLAVLLAIQGSLRGRALPKGFIAFGEVGLAGEVRPAPRGQERLKEAAKLGFSVAVVPKANAPKKPIEGLTVHGVERIEEAMELARGL